From Micromonospora carbonacea:
CGACGACGAGCGGGAGCTGGCGGGCTTCGCCCGCCGGCTGGGCGCCGACCACCGCCGGTTCCGGGGCGAGGACCGGCAGGGCCGGACGGTGCCGCTGGGCCAGGGGCACTACCACTGGGTGGGCCAGGCGTTGCTGGCCACGTTGGAACGGTTCCTCGGGCCGCAGTGGACGCCGGGGCTGCGGGCGGACTGGGCGACGGCGTACGAGGTGGTGTCGGGGTTGATGCTGGCCGGCGCGGCGGACGCGGACCGGTCGTCGCCGCCGCTGTGGGAGGCGCAGGTCCTCGCGGTGCAGCGACGCCGCGCGGACCTGTGCGTGTTCACGGTGCGCCCCAACTACCTGTGCGAGTACCTCCCGGGGCAGTCGCTGCCGGTGCAGGTGCCGCAGTTGCGGCTGTGGCGGTACCTGTCACCGGCCAACGCGCCCCGCCCCGACGGCACCATCGAGTTCCACGTGCGCGCGGTGGGCCGCTTCTCGACGCACCTGGTGCGCCGCCTGCGGGTGGGGGACCAGGTGCTGCTGGGCTCGCCGACGGGCGCCGCGCTGGCGGCGTACGACCGGTCGCCGCAGCTGCCGTTGCTGCTGGTGGCGGGCGGGACGGGGCTGGCGCCGTTGCGGGCGGTGGTGGAGGCGTTGCGGGCGGGCCCGGGGCGACCCACGACGCTGGTGGTGGGCGGCCGGACCCCGGAGGACCTCTACGACGACGCGTCCGTGCGGGAGCTGGCGGACGCGACGGGCTGGCTGCGGTACGTGCCGACGGTGCAGACCGGTTGGGGATGGTCGGGCGCCGTGGGCACGGCCGGCGACACGGCGGTGCGGCTGGGGCCGTGGGAGGAGGCCGAGGTGCTGGTGTGCGGCAGCCCGGAGATGACGCGCCAGACGATCGGGGCGCTGCTCGGGGCGGGGGTGGCCCCGCACCGGATCCTCGCCGAGGCCTACGACCACTGCCAGTACCCGCCGCTGGCCGGCGGGACCGCCGCGGCGGCGGTGCGGGACTTCAGCGCGACGGGGGTCCGATGAGCGTCGACGCGGGTGACCACGGCGGCACGGCCCGGGTGGTGGGCACGTTGGCGGCCCGCCGGTTCCGCGGCGGCGACTGGCTGCCGGTCGACCAGGTCGCCGACGTGGCCCGGTCGGCCGACGAGCGGATCGGGTTGCTGCACGGTGAGCTGGAGCGGCTGCGCCGGGAG
This genomic window contains:
- a CDS encoding globin domain-containing protein; translated protein: MDVAALRQSWAQLRVAGPEAAKYFYATLFTIAPEVRSMFPTNMRYQEDKLLAALGHIVSHVDDERELAGFARRLGADHRRFRGEDRQGRTVPLGQGHYHWVGQALLATLERFLGPQWTPGLRADWATAYEVVSGLMLAGAADADRSSPPLWEAQVLAVQRRRADLCVFTVRPNYLCEYLPGQSLPVQVPQLRLWRYLSPANAPRPDGTIEFHVRAVGRFSTHLVRRLRVGDQVLLGSPTGAALAAYDRSPQLPLLLVAGGTGLAPLRAVVEALRAGPGRPTTLVVGGRTPEDLYDDASVRELADATGWLRYVPTVQTGWGWSGAVGTAGDTAVRLGPWEEAEVLVCGSPEMTRQTIGALLGAGVAPHRILAEAYDHCQYPPLAGGTAAAAVRDFSATGVR